A genomic window from Agreia sp. COWG includes:
- a CDS encoding ABC transporter permease codes for MNLLIDAIAWIFDPAHLDGPNGIPTRLVQHLGISLAVLVIASVIAIPVGYLIGHTGRGRGIAVSLTGGLRALPTLGLLIILALWLGIGLEAPLIALVVLAVPPILAGAYSGFEAVDRRTIDAARAVGMTERQIVSKVEIPLGLPLLIGGLRSGTLQIIATATLADYVGAGGLGHFIFVGQKTNDYPQMLAGSVLVILLALLSEGIFAIIQKLAVPRGVSAGAAERTDVRTSSSRRVAVVGSPTEERK; via the coding sequence GTGAACCTTCTGATCGACGCCATCGCGTGGATCTTCGATCCCGCGCACCTGGACGGCCCCAACGGAATTCCCACCCGCCTGGTGCAGCACCTCGGCATCAGCCTCGCCGTTCTCGTGATCGCCAGCGTCATCGCCATCCCCGTCGGCTATCTGATCGGCCACACCGGACGTGGGAGGGGCATCGCCGTGAGCCTGACGGGCGGGCTGCGCGCCCTGCCCACCCTGGGGCTTCTCATCATTCTCGCCCTGTGGCTGGGCATCGGGCTGGAGGCGCCGCTCATCGCGCTCGTGGTCTTGGCGGTGCCGCCCATCCTGGCGGGCGCCTACTCGGGTTTCGAGGCGGTCGATCGGCGCACCATCGACGCCGCCCGTGCGGTGGGCATGACCGAGCGACAGATCGTCTCGAAGGTCGAGATCCCCCTCGGACTGCCGCTGCTGATCGGAGGGTTGCGGTCAGGCACCCTGCAGATCATCGCCACGGCGACCCTGGCCGACTATGTGGGGGCGGGTGGACTCGGCCACTTCATCTTCGTCGGCCAGAAGACGAACGACTACCCGCAGATGCTCGCCGGCTCGGTGCTCGTCATCCTGCTCGCCCTCCTGAGCGAGGGAATCTTCGCGATCATCCAGAAGTTGGCAGTACCACGCGGCGTATCCGCGGGCGCTGCAGAGCGCACAGACGTCCGTACGTCGTCATCCCGGCGCGTGGCGGTGGTGGGGTCTCCCACCGAAGAGAGGAAATGA
- a CDS encoding ABC transporter substrate-binding protein — protein MFTAHMKKGRIAAGVIAVGAVVALAGCATSDPLDTGSSDAASSDTIVIGSQDYYSSEIIAEIYAQALEANDYTVDRQFRIGQREVYLPEIEAGKIDLFPEYTGSLLQALKPDTTATTSDDVYTDLKTALPDGLRVLDKSEASDQNSYTVTQAYATQNKLTDIASLANVTTPIVVGGNAELETRPYGPATLKSKYGIDTTFQSIEDSGGPLTVKALVDNTIQLGNIYTADPNIKSNNLVALTDPDGLFVADNVVPVASSKVDDKAAGIINKISAALTEDDLVSLNSQSVNDQKSAEVIAKAWLDDKKLF, from the coding sequence ATGTTCACAGCACACATGAAGAAGGGCCGGATCGCCGCAGGCGTCATCGCGGTCGGCGCCGTGGTGGCGCTGGCAGGGTGCGCAACGAGTGATCCCCTGGACACCGGATCGAGTGACGCAGCGAGCTCCGACACCATCGTGATCGGCTCGCAGGACTACTACTCCAGCGAGATCATCGCGGAGATCTACGCCCAGGCCCTGGAGGCCAACGACTACACGGTAGACCGCCAGTTCCGCATCGGCCAGCGCGAGGTCTACCTGCCCGAGATCGAGGCCGGCAAGATCGATCTGTTCCCCGAGTACACCGGAAGTCTGCTGCAGGCGCTCAAACCCGACACCACGGCGACCACGAGCGACGACGTCTACACCGATCTCAAGACGGCGCTTCCCGACGGCCTGCGCGTTCTCGACAAGTCAGAAGCCAGTGACCAGAACTCCTACACGGTGACCCAGGCGTACGCCACCCAGAACAAGCTCACCGACATCGCGTCGCTCGCGAACGTGACGACCCCGATCGTGGTCGGCGGAAACGCCGAGCTCGAGACCCGGCCCTACGGACCGGCCACCCTGAAGTCGAAGTACGGAATCGACACGACCTTCCAGTCGATCGAGGACTCGGGTGGACCGCTGACCGTGAAGGCGCTCGTCGACAACACGATCCAGCTCGGCAACATCTATACCGCCGACCCGAACATCAAAAGCAACAACCTCGTGGCACTGACCGACCCCGATGGTCTCTTCGTTGCCGACAACGTGGTTCCCGTCGCGTCGTCGAAGGTCGACGACAAGGCCGCCGGCATCATCAACAAGATCAGCGCTGCGCTCACGGAGGACGACCTCGTCAGCCTCAACTCCCAGAGCGTCAACGACCAGAAGTCGGCCGAGGTCATCGCCAAGGCGTGGCTCGACGACAAGAAGCTCTTCTAA